The Thalassotalea piscium sequence AATATGAGCTACTTGAATAACACCATCTGGATCTGCTAAGAAAGTGCCACGGTGAGCCATGTGGTCTTCTTCAATCATTACATCGAAACCGCGAGTAATGTGTCCCGTTTGGTCACCAAGCATAGGGAATTTTATTTTTCCAATTGCTTCTGATGAATCGTGCCACGCTTTGTGTGAGAAGTGCGTGTCTGTTGAAACCGCATAAACTTCAACACCTAATTTTTGTAACTCTTCATATTGATTAGCCATATCTTCTAATTCAGTTGGGCAAACAAAAGTAAAGTCTGCTGGGTAGAATAAGAATATTGACCATTTACCTTTAACGCTGTCAGATGTTACTTCTACAAATTCACCGTTATGAAATGCTTGTGCTTTAAATTCTGGGATTAATTTGCCTATTTGAGCCATGAGTAGTTCCTCTTAAGTTTTACTGTTAAATAAAATGTTTTGGTTTGAAAGCGCTTTTGCTTTCGATGAGGCTATAGTAGATTGAACCTAGTGATAGGTAAATTTGATTAAATTGAATTTAATGTTCAATTAAATAGAATGTTATTGTGTGGACCTTTAGCTAATATAGGCTAAGTTTAATAAGGTATATTTATCAATAAGGATTTAATAATGACTAAGAAAAAGTTAACCACGGCAGCAGGCTGCCCTGTAGCAAACAATCAAAATGTTATGACGGCAGGTCGCAGAGGCCCGCAATTATTACAAGACGTATGGTTTTTAGAAAAGCTTGCTCACTTTGACAGAGAAGTAATACCGGAAAGACGAATGCACGCTAAAGGCTCTGCTGCGTTTGGAAAATTTACTGTTACCCACGACATCACTAAATATACAAAGGCTAAAATATTCTCCGAAGTGGGTAAAGAAACAGAGCTGTTTACCCGCTTTAGCACCGTTGCTGGCGAACGTGGAGCAGCCGACGCTGAACGCGATATTCGTGGCTTTGCCGTTAAATTTTACACCGAAGAGGGTAACTGGGATCTTGTGGGTAATAACACCCCCGTTTTCTTTTTACGCGATCCGTTAAAGTTTCCAGACTTAAACCATGCGGTTAAACGAGACCCTAAAACCAATATGCGCAGCGCTACTAATAACTGGGACTTTTGGACATCGTTACCTGAAGCCTTACATCAAGTAACGATCGTGATGAGCGATAGAGGCATACCGGCAAGCTATCGTCATATGCATGGCTTTGGTAGTCACACTTTCAGCTTTATTAATGCAAATAATGAGCGTTTCTGGGTTAAGTTTCACTTTCAAACACAGCAAGGCATTAAAAATTTAACCGATGCCGAAGCAGAAGCGATTGTCGGTAAAGACAGAGAGAGCCACCAGCAAGATTTATTCAATGCGATTGAAAATAAAGAGTTTCCAAAGTGGACGTTATCAGTACAAATAATGCCAGAGGCAGATGCAAACAAGGTCTCTTACAACCCATTTGACTTAACAAAAGTATGGCCGCACAAAGACTATCCGTTAATAGAAGTTGGAGTAATGGAGTTAAATTGTAATCCAGAGAACTACTTTGCTGACGTTGAGCAAGCAGCGTTTAATCCCGCTAATATAGTACCAGGTATAGGCTTTTCTCCAGATAAAATGTTACAAGGGCGATTGTTTTCCTATGGAGATGCACAACGTTACAGACTTGGTGTAAATCATAACCATATTCCTGTAAATGCTGCACGTTGTCCTGTGCATAGTTATCACAGAGACGGGCAAATGCGGGTTGACGGTAATCAAGGTGCTACCATTGGTTATGAGCCAAATAGTAAGGGTGAGTGGGCAGAGCAGCCAGACTTTTCTGAACCACCATTAGCTTTAGATGGTGATGCTGCACATTGGGATCACAGAGAAGATGATGATTACTTCTCGCAAGTAGGTGATTTATTTCGCTTAATGACACCAGAGCAACAGCAGGCTTTATTTAACAATACTGCCGCTTCAATGGCTGGTGTGCCTAACGAAATAAAGCTGCGCCATATTGACAACTGCAGTGAAGCTGATGCTGAATACGGTAAAGGAATAAAGGCCGCATTAGGTTTGTAAAATTGCTGTAGACGCAAAGCGGGTCATTGTTGGCTCGCTTTTAAATTGAACTATTTGACGATAATAAATGATTTCATTAAAACAATTACACTACGCATTAGCAGTTGAAAAAACATTACATTTTAAAAGAGCTGCTGAGGCATGCAATATTTCACAGTCAGCATTAAGCACGGCGATTACAGAGCTTGAAAAGCAACTGGGTGTCACCATTTTTGAGCGCAACAATAAACAAGTGTTACTAACCAATAAAGGTCAGTTGGTGCTAAATAAAGCTAAACGGGTAAAGTTAGAAGTTGATGAGCTTATGCAAATAGCTCAATCAAATTTAGACCCCTTTTCAAACCCTATGAGTATTGGTGTTATTCCTACTATCGGCCCTTACTTATTGCCTAAAGTACTGCCCAAAATGCGTCGGCAATATCCAAAATTCAAGCTTAAAATAATTGAAGAACAATCACATGTGTTAGTTGATATGGTTAGAAACGGTGAAATAGATGCCGCAATATTAGCATTGCCCTTTGCGATTGAGGGGCTAATGAGTTTTGAATTTTGGCAAGAAGACTTTTATTGGGTAAGCCATAAAGACGAAGTTTCTAGTGCTATGCGTGAAATTACCAGTGAGCAATTAAAATCAGAACGGCTGATGTTATTAAAAGAAGGACATTGTTTAAAAGATCATGCCTTAGCTGCCTGCAGGTTAAAAACTGACAACCAAGGTTCAGATTTTCATTCAGCAAGTTTACATACACTTATTCAGATGGTGGCAGGCAAGCTTGGCACCACTTTGGTTCCTCAAATGGCTCTAGACCAACTAATATATAATGAATCTGAGCTTAGCGCTGTACATTTGAATGAACCTGGCCCACATCGCACAATAGCATTGATCATTCGACCAAATTATGTAAGAACTGATGAAATTACTTTGTTAAAACGTATTTTTAATGAAGAGCTAAAGCAAAGTATCAAATAAGTTATAGCTTACCCTAAGGTCAATTATACTAAGCCCAGCTTAAGCTCTTATACCAATTAAAATAAGTAGTTGACCAATTCGGAGCATCGACAGGGAAGTTAGCACAAAGCAAATTGATGTAGGTGTAGTATTCTTCATCCATTCAATTGGTATTTTATTTCATCATCAGCTTATATCAAAAGGGTGAAGTAATGAATCATAATACCAATCTCACTAACTATGTGATCATTTCTACTGGCTAAAACAGTCAACTACTGCGTTATTTATTTTATAATTATCGCTACAAGGATGTAGCTTATGTGGGCAATGCTGGAGCATAATTGCCCTGAACAACTAGTTATGAAACAAACGCCTTGTATTTGACTGTTTTCACTGCGTATAAAATAGATCACTTAATTAATGAAACTGGTATAACATTCCATGGCTATTATTATTCATACAATCAAATACTTATAAAAGCCAATAACCCTGACTGAGGTTAACTACAATGATCACTGATTGATTTTTAAGCGTCAGGTTTCATTACACTTATCATATTTATAACATAATAAAAGTAGAGAAAAT is a genomic window containing:
- a CDS encoding hydrogen peroxide-inducible genes activator, producing MISLKQLHYALAVEKTLHFKRAAEACNISQSALSTAITELEKQLGVTIFERNNKQVLLTNKGQLVLNKAKRVKLEVDELMQIAQSNLDPFSNPMSIGVIPTIGPYLLPKVLPKMRRQYPKFKLKIIEEQSHVLVDMVRNGEIDAAILALPFAIEGLMSFEFWQEDFYWVSHKDEVSSAMREITSEQLKSERLMLLKEGHCLKDHALAACRLKTDNQGSDFHSASLHTLIQMVAGKLGTTLVPQMALDQLIYNESELSAVHLNEPGPHRTIALIIRPNYVRTDEITLLKRIFNEELKQSIK
- the ahpC gene encoding alkyl hydroperoxide reductase subunit C; protein product: MAQIGKLIPEFKAQAFHNGEFVEVTSDSVKGKWSIFLFYPADFTFVCPTELEDMANQYEELQKLGVEVYAVSTDTHFSHKAWHDSSEAIGKIKFPMLGDQTGHITRGFDVMIEEDHMAHRGTFLADPDGVIQVAHIHAGGIGRSAKDMVRNVKAAQYVRENDGEVCPAAWEQGEATLTPSLDLVGKI
- a CDS encoding catalase; translation: MTKKKLTTAAGCPVANNQNVMTAGRRGPQLLQDVWFLEKLAHFDREVIPERRMHAKGSAAFGKFTVTHDITKYTKAKIFSEVGKETELFTRFSTVAGERGAADAERDIRGFAVKFYTEEGNWDLVGNNTPVFFLRDPLKFPDLNHAVKRDPKTNMRSATNNWDFWTSLPEALHQVTIVMSDRGIPASYRHMHGFGSHTFSFINANNERFWVKFHFQTQQGIKNLTDAEAEAIVGKDRESHQQDLFNAIENKEFPKWTLSVQIMPEADANKVSYNPFDLTKVWPHKDYPLIEVGVMELNCNPENYFADVEQAAFNPANIVPGIGFSPDKMLQGRLFSYGDAQRYRLGVNHNHIPVNAARCPVHSYHRDGQMRVDGNQGATIGYEPNSKGEWAEQPDFSEPPLALDGDAAHWDHREDDDYFSQVGDLFRLMTPEQQQALFNNTAASMAGVPNEIKLRHIDNCSEADAEYGKGIKAALGL